A single window of Chitinophaga sp. XS-30 DNA harbors:
- a CDS encoding sensor histidine kinase → MNILKKIIDWRLHHVLFWIAFFVVWMALRIDDYPDLQPTVLAGLLKVLSLAAAVYFTNYILIPRFLYTRRYAAFALSFTVLVLLTGFIVIRLLHLILLPYASSITHWPNATFRAQVYDVYIPLFFMVGAAAGIKFYIDQLRTLHRLQSALRAGAEQELQFLRSQINPHSLFNSLNTIYFLIDKENRPARETLMKFSELLRYQLYDCNTEQIDIEKEIQYLENYVAIQRLRHDEQYTIQFSTGAEVKGFPIAPLLLIPFVENAFKHLSTHHHSAVRIRMEKQGQQFRFSVFNTTEEKAAPSPGGIGLANVKRRLELLYPDKHDLQIAINDSTCNVQLTINI, encoded by the coding sequence ATGAACATCCTTAAAAAGATCATCGACTGGCGGCTGCACCATGTGCTGTTCTGGATCGCATTCTTTGTGGTATGGATGGCCCTGCGGATAGATGATTATCCTGACCTGCAGCCCACCGTCCTCGCCGGCCTGCTGAAAGTACTTTCCCTGGCTGCCGCCGTATATTTTACCAATTACATCCTCATCCCCCGTTTCCTCTACACCCGCCGTTACGCCGCATTCGCCCTGAGTTTCACAGTGCTTGTCCTGTTAACGGGTTTTATCGTTATCCGGCTGCTGCACCTCATTCTGCTCCCCTATGCCTCCAGCATCACCCACTGGCCCAATGCCACTTTCCGGGCGCAGGTGTATGATGTGTATATTCCGCTGTTCTTCATGGTGGGCGCTGCTGCCGGAATAAAATTCTATATCGATCAATTGCGGACCTTACACCGCCTGCAAAGCGCACTGAGGGCCGGTGCAGAGCAGGAACTGCAGTTCCTCCGCTCCCAGATCAACCCCCATTCGCTTTTCAATTCCCTGAACACCATCTACTTCCTGATTGATAAAGAGAACCGCCCGGCCCGCGAAACACTGATGAAATTCTCCGAGTTGCTCCGCTATCAGCTGTACGACTGCAATACGGAACAGATCGATATTGAAAAGGAAATACAATACCTGGAAAACTATGTAGCCATACAAAGGCTCCGCCACGATGAGCAATATACCATACAATTCAGCACCGGTGCGGAAGTGAAGGGCTTTCCCATAGCGCCGTTGCTGCTCATCCCTTTTGTGGAGAATGCATTCAAGCACCTCTCCACCCACCATCACAGCGCCGTTCGTATCAGGATGGAGAAACAGGGACAGCAGTTCCGCTTCTCCGTGTTCAATACCACGGAAGAGAAAGCAGCGCCTTCTCCCGGTGGTATAGGACTGGCCAATGTAAAACGGAGGCTGGAGCTGCTGTATCCGGACAAACATGATCTTCAGATCGCGATCAATGATAGCACCTGTAATGTTCAACTAACCATCAATATATGA
- a CDS encoding LytTR family DNA-binding domain-containing protein: MMNIRCLIVDDEPLARKGLKEYIGDVDFLELAGECDSAPKAAAILQSQQIDLMFLDIQMPRMTGLAFLRTLPAPPLVVLTTAHPDYALEGFELDVLDYLLKPVPFERFLKAVLKAKAQLNLRQKGQADWFFIKCDNKLEKIAFSDVLYAEALQNYVAIHTTSRKFITYLTFKGVEDYLPGERFVKVHKSFIVAVEKIDSIEGNELLVNGHHIPVSRNLKDEVMQKILNNRYLKR; encoded by the coding sequence ATGATGAATATCCGCTGTCTCATTGTGGATGACGAGCCACTTGCCCGCAAAGGGCTGAAAGAATATATCGGTGATGTGGATTTCCTGGAGCTGGCCGGGGAATGCGACAGCGCCCCCAAAGCTGCGGCTATTTTGCAGTCACAGCAAATAGATCTGATGTTCCTGGACATCCAGATGCCAAGGATGACGGGCCTGGCATTCCTGCGCACACTGCCCGCGCCGCCGCTGGTGGTGCTGACAACGGCCCATCCTGATTATGCGCTGGAAGGCTTTGAGCTGGACGTGCTCGATTATCTTCTGAAACCCGTGCCATTCGAACGTTTCCTGAAAGCGGTACTGAAAGCCAAAGCACAGCTCAATCTCCGGCAGAAAGGCCAGGCGGACTGGTTTTTCATCAAATGCGATAACAAGCTGGAAAAGATCGCCTTCAGCGATGTGCTGTATGCGGAAGCCCTGCAGAACTATGTGGCTATACACACCACCTCCCGGAAATTCATCACCTACCTGACATTCAAAGGCGTGGAAGATTATCTGCCGGGCGAACGATTCGTAAAAGTGCACAAATCCTTCATTGTGGCCGTGGAGAAAATAGACAGCATCGAAGGGAATGAACTGCTGGTGAACGGGCACCACATCCCCGTCAGCCGTAACCTGAAAGACGAAGTAATGCAGAAGATATTGAATAACCGGTACCTGAAAAGGTAA
- a CDS encoding rhodanese-related sulfurtransferase, with the protein MVLHNRLSATELKARLAAETFRRVTVSFYQYAKIADPQLFRDELYQALFQLQVFGRIYVAHEGINAQASIPEHHFEAFKQHLYSIPFLNGVRLNIAVDDNGKSFWVLRIKVREKIVADGITDPSFDMDNRGRYVNAREFNKLAEDPDTVIIDMRNHYEFEVGHFERAQEVPSDTFREQLPMAAEMMEPYKDKNIIMYCTGGIRCEKASAYMLHRGFRNVFHLEGGIIGYANKAKEWGLPNKFRGKNFVFDERLGERISEDIISQCHQCGEPCDTHTNCANEGCHLLFIQCEKCAAKYNGCCSEACTDILALPEEEQAQLRKGVDKGLMLFNKSRRRLKG; encoded by the coding sequence ATGGTATTACATAACAGATTGTCTGCCACCGAGCTGAAAGCCCGGTTGGCAGCGGAAACATTCAGGCGGGTAACGGTATCCTTCTACCAGTACGCCAAAATAGCAGACCCACAGCTTTTTCGTGATGAGCTGTACCAGGCACTGTTTCAATTACAGGTTTTCGGCCGTATTTACGTAGCGCACGAAGGTATCAACGCGCAGGCCAGTATTCCCGAGCATCATTTTGAGGCGTTTAAGCAACACCTGTATTCCATTCCGTTTCTCAACGGTGTGCGATTGAACATTGCGGTGGACGACAACGGCAAATCGTTCTGGGTACTGCGGATCAAAGTGAGGGAGAAGATCGTGGCGGACGGGATTACCGATCCTTCGTTCGATATGGACAACCGCGGGAGGTATGTGAATGCCAGGGAGTTCAACAAACTGGCAGAAGACCCGGATACGGTGATCATCGATATGCGGAACCACTACGAGTTTGAGGTGGGGCATTTTGAGCGTGCGCAGGAAGTGCCTTCGGATACCTTCCGCGAGCAGCTGCCTATGGCTGCGGAGATGATGGAGCCTTACAAGGACAAGAATATCATCATGTACTGCACCGGTGGCATCCGCTGTGAAAAAGCCTCGGCCTATATGCTGCACAGAGGTTTCCGTAACGTTTTTCATCTCGAAGGCGGCATTATCGGGTATGCCAACAAAGCTAAGGAATGGGGGCTGCCCAACAAGTTCCGCGGCAAGAACTTCGTATTCGACGAACGTCTCGGGGAGCGAATCAGTGAAGATATTATCAGCCAGTGCCACCAGTGCGGCGAGCCTTGTGACACCCATACCAATTGTGCCAACGAAGGCTGCCACCTGCTGTTCATTCAATGCGAAAAATGTGCGGCAAAATACAACGGCTGTTGCAGCGAAGCCTGTACCGATATACTGGCACTGCCTGAGGAAGAACAGGCGCAGCTGCGGAAAGGAGTGGACAAGGGGCTGATGCTGTTCAATAAAAGCCGCCGCCGGCTGAAGGGTTGA
- a CDS encoding DUF5686 and carboxypeptidase regulatory-like domain-containing protein, with product MVKILLLSLSIVLAVETQAGVIKGLITNNKGEALPYATVMIKGTTNGTTANANGVYQLELPAGEHTIICQYMGYRKAEKTVKVADAEQEVSFAMEPVSMQIREVVVKSGGEDPAYAIIREAIKKRSFYQHQVKAYTADAYIKSQFKLRSTPTKFFGQKIDREDMGVDSTGKGIIMLSESVTKISHREPDTKLDVISSRQSGGGLGFSIPVTISFYDNNVEAVTSQIGPRGFISPISENALAYYRYRLEGSFMEDGKMVHKIKVMPRRKYEPLFAGYIYITDEDWRIHSTDLMLTKEYQLELADTLIIRQTHVPVNKEVWRTKDQVVYAVLKKFGFDLAGNFVNVYSNYDLQPVFPKGYFGKVVIKYQKDVNERDLRYWDSIRPMPLEKEELRDFRVKDSTAKVQRDSSRSRYHLDSLRRKPQKVKVTDILMNTWGHNWYFKRDTVIASHSFSMRSLISALSYNTVEGLAVNLQPSLTFSLPGNKRLQMSNVVRYGFSNTHLNAYTFLTYGGSRRGRNNGNIWTVGGGKRISQFNREGPIGPVTNSLYTLLVKENYMKLYENWFGSLGFHRQFPSTLRLSVNALYEDRIPVENTTDFVLFKNEKKIFSPNHPEELAALPFEREQVLTTSVSLSYQPGQRFIEYPRSRVAIGSKYPTFSVMYTKGFLDADFDKWKVSMRDNMNFKLFGELRYNLSAGGFLNDRAVSIPDLQHFNGNRTFYNIRYLNSFQVAPYYQYSTSAKLYATANVEHHFNGLLTNKIPLFNRLKWHLVAGSNAFYVNRDNNYVEISAGLENIFKMIRVDVVAGYQSQLPTRVGVRVGFGGIIGGAFRIE from the coding sequence ATGGTAAAAATTCTACTCCTTTCCCTCTCCATTGTGCTGGCCGTTGAAACCCAGGCCGGCGTCATCAAAGGTCTTATTACCAACAATAAAGGTGAAGCGCTGCCCTACGCCACCGTCATGATCAAAGGCACCACCAACGGTACCACCGCCAATGCGAACGGCGTTTACCAGCTGGAGCTGCCGGCCGGCGAGCATACCATCATCTGCCAGTACATGGGCTACCGGAAGGCGGAAAAAACGGTGAAGGTAGCGGATGCGGAACAGGAGGTATCGTTCGCCATGGAACCGGTCAGCATGCAGATCCGGGAAGTAGTGGTGAAGTCCGGAGGGGAAGACCCCGCTTATGCCATTATCCGGGAGGCCATCAAAAAAAGAAGCTTCTATCAGCACCAGGTGAAGGCCTATACCGCGGACGCCTATATCAAAAGCCAGTTCAAGCTGCGCAGCACGCCCACGAAATTCTTTGGTCAGAAGATAGACCGGGAGGACATGGGCGTGGATTCCACCGGCAAAGGCATCATCATGTTATCAGAATCCGTCACAAAAATATCGCACCGCGAACCGGATACGAAGCTGGATGTGATCTCATCCAGGCAAAGCGGGGGAGGGCTGGGTTTCAGTATCCCGGTTACGATCAGTTTTTATGACAATAATGTGGAAGCGGTAACCTCGCAGATAGGGCCGCGCGGGTTTATTTCCCCCATCTCGGAGAATGCCCTGGCATATTACCGCTACCGCCTGGAAGGCTCATTCATGGAAGACGGAAAAATGGTGCACAAGATCAAAGTGATGCCCCGTCGCAAATATGAACCGCTCTTTGCCGGGTACATTTATATTACCGACGAAGATTGGCGCATCCACAGCACAGATCTTATGCTGACGAAGGAATATCAGCTGGAGCTGGCGGATACCCTGATCATCAGGCAAACGCATGTACCGGTGAACAAAGAGGTCTGGCGGACGAAAGACCAGGTGGTCTATGCTGTGCTGAAAAAGTTCGGCTTCGATCTGGCAGGCAATTTCGTCAATGTATATTCCAACTATGACCTGCAACCTGTTTTCCCCAAAGGATATTTCGGGAAAGTAGTGATCAAATACCAGAAGGATGTGAATGAGCGGGACTTGCGATATTGGGACAGCATTCGTCCCATGCCGCTGGAAAAAGAGGAGTTGCGGGACTTCCGGGTAAAGGATTCAACGGCAAAGGTCCAGCGGGATTCCAGCCGCTCCCGCTATCACCTGGATTCCCTGCGCCGTAAACCGCAAAAGGTGAAGGTGACGGACATCCTGATGAACACCTGGGGGCATAACTGGTATTTCAAGCGGGATACGGTGATCGCCTCACATTCCTTTTCCATGCGGTCACTGATCAGTGCGCTGAGTTACAACACCGTGGAAGGGCTGGCCGTAAACCTGCAGCCCTCGCTGACCTTCAGCCTGCCGGGCAATAAAAGGCTCCAGATGAGCAATGTCGTTCGCTACGGCTTCAGCAATACTCACCTGAATGCATACACGTTTCTGACCTACGGCGGTAGCAGACGGGGTAGGAACAATGGCAATATATGGACGGTTGGCGGTGGTAAAAGAATATCGCAGTTCAACAGGGAAGGGCCGATCGGGCCGGTGACCAATTCCCTTTATACCCTGCTGGTGAAAGAGAATTACATGAAGCTGTATGAGAACTGGTTCGGCAGCCTGGGTTTTCACCGCCAGTTCCCCAGTACCCTGCGCCTCAGTGTGAATGCGCTGTATGAGGACCGCATACCGGTGGAGAATACCACGGACTTTGTTTTGTTCAAAAATGAAAAGAAGATATTTAGCCCCAATCATCCCGAAGAGCTGGCCGCTTTACCTTTTGAACGGGAACAGGTGCTGACCACCAGCGTTTCACTCAGTTACCAGCCGGGGCAGCGGTTCATTGAATATCCCCGCAGCCGCGTAGCCATAGGCTCAAAATACCCCACGTTTTCGGTGATGTACACCAAAGGTTTCCTGGATGCTGATTTCGACAAATGGAAAGTATCGATGCGGGACAACATGAATTTCAAACTGTTCGGTGAGCTGCGCTATAACCTGTCCGCCGGCGGTTTCCTGAACGACCGTGCTGTCAGCATCCCCGACCTTCAGCATTTCAATGGCAACAGGACTTTCTATAACATCCGCTATCTCAACAGTTTTCAGGTGGCGCCTTATTACCAGTACAGCACATCAGCAAAATTGTATGCCACAGCCAATGTAGAGCATCATTTCAATGGCCTGCTCACGAACAAGATACCCTTGTTCAACCGCCTGAAATGGCATCTTGTAGCAGGTTCCAACGCTTTTTATGTGAACCGCGACAATAATTACGTGGAGATATCAGCTGGATTGGAGAACATTTTCAAGATGATAAGGGTGGATGTGGTAGCAGGGTATCAGAGTCAGCTGCCCACGCGTGTAGGAGTAAGGGTAGGCTTCGGCGGGATCATCGGCGGTGCGTTCAGGATCGAATAA
- a CDS encoding PLP-dependent aspartate aminotransferase family protein, with the protein MKQRTNKPTYHPETQAVRIQSERTSHMEHSAPMYLTSSFCYEDSEAMRAAFADETDAFIYTRFSNPTVEEFIQRMCALEGAEAGFATASGMSAVFGSFMAFLKTGDHLLSSQSIFGSTHTVITKFLPKWGIEHTYFDMTKPETIEALIKPNTKMIFVETPSNPGLDVIDLTALSAIAKKHKIILNVDNCFATPVLQKPLALGADLVTHSATKWIDGQGRVLGGIVLGRKELVDEVYAFCRSTGPSLSPFNAWVLSRSLETLHIRMARHSESALSLAKALEGNPHLEWVKYPWLTSHPQHAIAKEQMTAGGGIVCFGISGGLERGRRFLDQLELLSLTANLGDSRSIASHPASTTHAKLSEAERLNVGITPGLIRISVGLEHVGDIIADIEQALEASKA; encoded by the coding sequence ATGAAACAAAGAACGAACAAGCCAACATACCACCCGGAAACACAAGCAGTCAGGATCCAGTCCGAACGCACTTCGCATATGGAGCACAGCGCGCCGATGTACCTCACTTCCAGCTTTTGCTACGAAGATTCCGAGGCCATGCGCGCCGCTTTTGCGGATGAAACCGATGCTTTTATCTATACCCGTTTCAGCAACCCCACTGTAGAGGAGTTCATTCAGCGGATGTGCGCCCTTGAAGGCGCCGAAGCCGGTTTTGCCACCGCTTCAGGCATGAGCGCCGTATTCGGCAGCTTCATGGCATTCCTGAAAACGGGGGACCATCTGTTGTCTTCCCAATCTATCTTCGGTTCTACGCATACCGTTATCACAAAGTTCTTACCGAAATGGGGCATTGAACATACCTATTTCGATATGACGAAACCGGAGACCATCGAAGCGCTGATAAAGCCCAATACAAAGATGATCTTCGTGGAAACGCCTTCCAATCCCGGGCTGGATGTGATAGATCTGACGGCATTGTCAGCTATTGCAAAGAAGCATAAGATCATCCTGAACGTGGACAATTGCTTTGCCACTCCGGTACTGCAAAAACCGCTGGCGTTGGGGGCGGACCTGGTAACCCATTCCGCCACGAAATGGATCGATGGGCAGGGACGTGTACTGGGCGGTATTGTGCTGGGGCGCAAAGAACTGGTGGATGAAGTGTATGCCTTTTGCCGCAGCACCGGCCCTTCGCTGTCACCCTTTAATGCCTGGGTGCTGAGCAGAAGCCTGGAAACGCTGCACATCCGCATGGCCCGTCATTCCGAAAGCGCATTATCACTGGCTAAAGCCCTTGAAGGCAACCCTCACCTGGAATGGGTGAAATATCCCTGGCTGACCAGTCATCCGCAACATGCCATTGCAAAGGAGCAGATGACCGCAGGTGGCGGGATCGTTTGTTTCGGGATCAGCGGCGGGCTGGAAAGAGGCCGGCGTTTCCTGGACCAGCTGGAGCTGCTGAGCCTGACGGCCAACCTGGGAGACAGCCGCAGTATCGCTTCTCATCCCGCATCCACCACGCATGCCAAACTGAGCGAGGCAGAAAGGCTGAATGTGGGGATCACTCCGGGTTTGATCAGGATATCAGTGGGACTGGAACATGTCGGCGATATCATTGCGGATATTGAACAGGCGCTGGAAGCCAGCAAGGCGTAG
- a CDS encoding OsmC family protein: MKIALQRIDDGFNMEAVDEQGHKVLMDSSVENGGKNNGVRPMQMLLMGLGGCSAIDVVMILKKQRQEVTDFRIEIEAEREKGKEPSLWEKAHIVFYISGNVDADKASRAVELSMNKYCSVAETLRQGKTQLTWEVKLNS, translated from the coding sequence ATGAAGATCGCCTTACAAAGAATTGACGACGGGTTTAATATGGAAGCTGTGGACGAACAGGGCCACAAAGTATTAATGGATTCCTCCGTGGAGAACGGTGGCAAGAACAATGGCGTACGCCCCATGCAGATGCTGCTCATGGGCCTTGGCGGCTGCTCGGCGATAGACGTGGTGATGATCCTCAAGAAGCAGCGCCAGGAGGTCACGGACTTCCGCATCGAGATAGAAGCGGAGCGGGAGAAAGGGAAGGAGCCATCTTTATGGGAAAAAGCGCACATCGTTTTTTATATCAGCGGGAATGTTGATGCTGATAAAGCATCGCGGGCGGTGGAACTGTCCATGAACAAATATTGTTCAGTGGCAGAAACACTCCGTCAGGGCAAAACCCAATTGACCTGGGAGGTGAAGCTCAATAGCTGA